Part of the Cupriavidus basilensis genome is shown below.
GGCCTGCACCAGCTGGCCACCGGGGGCGCTACGCCAGCCCGGCAGGTGGCCTGCGGCGTATTCCTCGGGCGAGCGGACGTCGAAGCGGTACAGCGTGCGGTCATCCGCCTGCTGCGCGAAAGCGGCTAGCTGCGCCGCATCGATATGTTGCACGCCAGCGCGCTGCGCCACGCGGGCAGCCCGTTCACGCGCCGCGGCCTGGGCGGCTTCGTCGGGCTGTGGCGCGCAGCGGGTCTGGCCGTGGTCGAGCTGGTAGCCGGCCAGCAGCCATGCCATGGTGCCGTCCTTGAGCGACACCACGCGATTGGGAATGCCGGCGTTGATCAGCGTCTGCGCGCCCACGATGCTGCGCGTGCGGCCGGCGCAATTGACCACCACCAGCGTCTCGGGATCGGGTGCGATCTCGCCGATGCGGTAGACCAGCTCAGCCCCCGGGCAGTCCACCGCGCCGGGGATGCTCATGTTCTGGAATTCCGTGAAGGGGCGGCTGTCCACCACCACCACGTTGTCGCCACGCGTCTGGTGCAGCTTGAGCGCCTCGGCGGTGATCCACGGCGTGTGCAGCTCGTGCTCGATCACCTCGCCGAAGGCTTTGCTGGGCACGTTGGTGCCGCTGAATACCTCATAACCCGCCGCCTGCCAGGCGCGCGTGCCGCCTTCCAGCACGGAGACGTTCGTGTAGCCGAAACGCAGCAGCTTGGCCGCGGCCGCATGGGCGATGTCTTCCGCCAGGTCCGTTACCACGATGCGCGTGGCCCGGCGCGGTACCAGGCGGTCGATGGTGGTCTCGAGCCGGCCCAGCGGCGCGGGCACCGCGAACAACAGGTGTTCACGCGCGAATGCGCCCTCTTCCCGCGCGTCCAGCACCGCGAGCTCCTCCCCCTGGGCAATGGCGCGCTTAAGCGCGGCCGGGCTCACCAGCGGATGGCGGATCAGCGCAGGCGCGGCAAAGGTGCGGTAGCTGTATTGCGTGCCCCCCTCGGGCGCGGGGTCGAACTTCACGCGGCCGGCGAGGCGGGTCAGCGTGAGGCCGTAGAAGTGCAGGTGCAGCCCGGGCGTGTCGCCGATCAGCTCGATGGTATGCACATCGGTGGGCGACAGCGTAATGGCATTGCCCGCCCGCACATCGAGCTGGCGCAGCGGCTCCAGCGTGTCCTGGCCGGGCTTGCTGCCCTGGCTGCGGTGAAAGATGACATTGCGCTCCACGCCGCGCACTCCGGCGATCACTGCCCAGGTGGTGTGGTCGTGCGGCGGCTGCGCCTTGCCGGGCAGGCCGGCGGATGCGAACAGCGCGAAGCCGCCGTCCGGATCTTCGGCCAGCCGGTAGATGGCGGCTGGCCGGGCCGCGTCCACGGGGAAGTGTTCAGGCGGGAACAGGTGCGCCTGGCCGGCCAGCGCCACCAGCTCGTCGGCCAGCGCGGCCAGCGGCGCCCTGTCGGCGGTGTAGGTGGCCGCGATCTCGCGGGCGTGGGCGATAAAGGCCGCGACGGCGGCGGCGCGGGCATCGCTTACGTCGCCGGCGGCCGCGTCATCGGCAAGGGTCTGGGTCAGGTCGGTAATGGTCATGGCGGGGAAATCTCGATAATGGGGGGAGAGTGCGAGTCTTGCGCGGACAATGGCTGAATGGCTGGCCTGCGCACAGGCACTAGAGCCTAAGAGAAGTTGCGCCGCCGGCTAACGAATCAGATCGCAGATCGTTATGCCCTGGCCGCCGCGCACGGGCGCGCTTCGCCCGCCGGCACGGCTTCGCATATGCATCGTCGATATTGTTCGTTCTTGCGCAGCCGCACATTCCTTAGAGTGGAGCCCTGCCGCCATCCGCCGCGGCTTCGCACCGACCAAGGATTCCCCCATGACGACTCAGAGCCAGCGCAATGCCGCCATTGCCACCACCCTTGCCGAAGTCCGCGCGCTGACCGCGCAGCGCGACATCGACCGCGCCACGCTGGCACAGGTCGCCGCGGTACTGCAGAACCTGGCCAGCCGCAAGGACCTGTTCAGCTTTGCGGACTTCCCGCCGCCCAGCGACGGCACCACCACCTCCACCCGCTACCGCCTGAGCGAGGAGGGCCAGCTGCCGGCGCTCTACCTCAACGCGATTGTGCCGGGCAAGAAGACGATCCCGCATAACCACGACACGTGGGCCGTGATCGTGGCCGTGCAAGGCGATGAGCTCAACCGCGTCTACCGCCGCACCGACGACGGCGGCAGCCCCGGGCAGGCCAGCATCGAACTGGAGCGCGAACTGGTGGTGCGCCCGGGCACGCCGATCAGCTTCCTGGCGCAGGACATCCATAGCATCCACGTGGTGGGCGACGCCCCCACGCTGCACTTCCACCTCTACGGCCGCCCGCTCGAAACCCTGACGGGGCGCATCGGCATCGAGCCGGAAACCGGGCGCATCGTCAACTACAACGCCACCCAGATGAACCGCAGTGAGAAAGCAGCAGCCTGACATTGCGGCCAAGACGACAGCCCCATTCCTTGTTCACGCGGAGCACGCCATGACCCGATCCATCGACGCCGTCGCCTTGCGCGGCTGGCTTAACGACGGCCAGCCGCTGGCGCTGTTCGACGTGCGCGAGCACGGCCAGTATGGCGAGGGCCATCCCTTCTTCGCCGTGCCGCTGCCCTACAGCCGGCTGGAGCTGGACGTGTCCCGCCTGGCGCCGCGCCTGGCCGAGCGCATCGTGCTGCTCGACGACGGCGACGGCGTGGCCGAGCGCGCGGCGCGGCGGCTGGCGGAACAGGCCTACCGGGACGTCACGCTGCTGGTCGGCGGCGCTCCGGCCTGGGCCGCGGCCGGCTTCACGTTGTTCAAGGGCGTCAACGTGCCGTCCAAGACGTTTGGCGAACTGGTGGAACACCTGCAGGAAACGCCGCGCCTGAGCGCCGCGGAACTGGTGGCGCGCCGCGACAGCGGCGAGCCGCTGCTGCTGGTGGACGGCCGCACCTTCGAAGAACACCAGAAGATGACCATCCCCTGCGCGCACAGCCTGCCCAACGGCGAGCTGGCCCTGCGCCTGGCGACGCTGCTGCCGGATGCGCAGACCACCGTGGTGGTGCACTGCGCCGGGCGCACGCGCAGCATCATCGGCGCGCAGACGCTGCGCAACCTTGGCCTGCCCAATCCCGTGCTGGCGCTGGAGAACGGCACGCAGGGCTGGTACCTGGCCGGCCACGCGCTCGAGCACGGCAGCCAGCGCCGCTACCCGGCGGCCCGCCGGCCAGCGAGCTGGCCGAGGCGCGCGCTCGCTCGGCCCGGCTGCTGCAGCGCGCCGGCTTGCCCGCGCTGTCGGCCACGCAGGCGCAGCAGTGGCTGGACGACGAGAGCCGCACCACCTACCTGCTGGATATCCGCACCGCCGAGGAATTCGCGCAAGGCTCGATCGACGGCGCGCGGCACGCACCCGGCGGCCAGCTGGTGCAGGCCACCGACCAGTACATCGGCGTGCGCGGCAGCCGCGTGATCGTG
Proteins encoded:
- a CDS encoding rhodanese-like domain-containing protein, with the translated sequence MTITDLTQTLADDAAAGDVSDARAAAVAAFIAHAREIAATYTADRAPLAALADELVALAGQAHLFPPEHFPVDAARPAAIYRLAEDPDGGFALFASAGLPGKAQPPHDHTTWAVIAGVRGVERNVIFHRSQGSKPGQDTLEPLRQLDVRAGNAITLSPTDVHTIELIGDTPGLHLHFYGLTLTRLAGRVKFDPAPEGGTQYSYRTFAAPALIRHPLVSPAALKRAIAQGEELAVLDAREEGAFAREHLLFAVPAPLGRLETTIDRLVPRRATRIVVTDLAEDIAHAAAAKLLRFGYTNVSVLEGGTRAWQAAGYEVFSGTNVPSKAFGEVIEHELHTPWITAEALKLHQTRGDNVVVVDSRPFTEFQNMSIPGAVDCPGAELVYRIGEIAPDPETLVVVNCAGRTRSIVGAQTLINAGIPNRVVSLKDGTMAWLLAGYQLDHGQTRCAPQPDEAAQAAARERAARVAQRAGVQHIDAAQLAAFAQQADDRTLYRFDVRSPEEYAAGHLPGWRSAPGGQLVQATDAYAGTRRARIVLADWDGVRAQITAAWLAQFSGHEVYLFRPAPLAPRESGPEPVRVLRASEAEAPWIEAASLFALQAQGGATVVDVDSSLAFRRGHLPGAWFATPEKVALVLEHASADDIIVVTSSDGVLAQAVAAELRRTSQRDVRALLGGNARWQALGLPTETGEAGTPAAARILTGDEDAWYSAYAYEDEDRRKSEMHAYLNWEIGLVDQLERDGDLPVRLVDYRQQ
- a CDS encoding cysteine dioxygenase family protein, which produces MTTQSQRNAAIATTLAEVRALTAQRDIDRATLAQVAAVLQNLASRKDLFSFADFPPPSDGTTTSTRYRLSEEGQLPALYLNAIVPGKKTIPHNHDTWAVIVAVQGDELNRVYRRTDDGGSPGQASIELERELVVRPGTPISFLAQDIHSIHVVGDAPTLHFHLYGRPLETLTGRIGIEPETGRIVNYNATQMNRSEKAAA